From Arachis stenosperma cultivar V10309 chromosome 2, arast.V10309.gnm1.PFL2, whole genome shotgun sequence, one genomic window encodes:
- the LOC130963615 gene encoding uncharacterized protein LOC130963615: MAKTNAQESFQESRRPRPSLALGAWCARVISPPPPPPPRNVGTLSKPIVISSSAPPQSLPVVRPSPDPKKRKTLESGASGEVKADAIEFVRKNIYPHVRIGMDDMSIRSHLTTMVEESLKAAGVCGKLLDIFEKALLSSLGTTSKVEELEGRLRSYQEHEGELKKEIAKLREERDTFREKGKALQAQYNMEMELRKTAQASYQSLFKDLVSVKDDLLNSRKRIIESPPHSKDAPGSSAVPPISSSPMDTSGGAPPDSGGGDLPKK; the protein is encoded by the exons ATGGCTAAAACAAATGCTCAAGAATCTTTTCAAGAGTCCAGGAGGCCAAGGCCAAGTCTCGCGCTCGGGGCGTGGTGTGCCAGggttatctctcctcctcctcctcctcctcctcggaaTGTTGGAACTCTTTCCAAGCCTATCGTAATCTCTTCTTCAGCTCCCCCTCAGTCGCTCCCCGTCGTCCGACCTTCCCCTGATccaaagaagcgcaagactttagagtctggtGCTTCTGGtgaggttaaggcggatgctattGAGTTTGTCCGAAAGAATATCTATCCCCATGTTCGTATAGGCATGGATGATATGTCTATTCGGAGCCACCTTACCACTATGGTCGAGGAGAGTCTTAAGGCGGCGGGGGTTTGTGGCAAGCTCTTGGAtatctttgagaaggctctcCTCAGCTCTTTAGGAACGACCTCGAAGGTCGAGGAGCTAGAGGGAAGGCTTCGCTCGTATCAGGAGCATGAGGgagagttgaagaaggagatTGCTAAGCTGAGGGAGGAGAGAGATACCTTCCGGGAGAAAGGGAAGGCTTTGCAGGCCCAGTACAACATGGAGATGGAGTTGAGGAAAACGGCGCAGGCCAGCTATCAAAGCTTATTCAAGGATCTTGTGTCCGTGAAGGATGAtctgctgaattctcggaag aggattattgagtctcctcctcatTCCAAAGATGCTCCGGGTTCTTCAGCAGTTCCTCCTATTTCTTCCTCTCCCATGGATACCTCTGGTGGCGCTCCTCCTGATTCCGGTGGTGGTGATCTTCCTAAAAAATGA